The sequence TCTTGCGCCTATAGTCGGCGGCGTGCCCATTGCCCCACGCAAGGCTCGGCGAGCCTGATATCAGACGCTCCACATACATGCACACAAAAACACCGGAGCTGCATTGATCTGGCTGCTGAAACTGCTCATTCTCGTCGGCATATTGGATTTTCAACCTTCGCCATTGGAGGTTTTCCAACGGGTTGTCGACAATCGTGGTCCTTGCGAACCACTGGGACACTTCAAGCATCTTACCCAACAGGCACTGCAGCGGATATAGGGCGGCGATCACATCGAAGCGCGGCTGCGGCATGGTCTTGAACAACTGCGAATCGAAGATGTCgcaaactccactcagcaaatCCACTCGGCATGTAATGTAACATCCACACACATGTATAGGCAAAATGAGCTGCACACGCAAATGCAATTGGTGAagaggaaataaaaaatgaactactcCAACATATTGATACTGTAGATATATATGTGTACCGTTGTGGCATTCATCCAATCGCCATGAGTCGAAGATACCCCCTGCCCATGCACCATATACATCTTCTTGGAATGCGGTTGCCACGTAGCAAAAACTCCGTCGGAATATATAAACCGCCCTTCTGCCTTCGCGGGAAACATTTCCCGCCACGCTGACTTCAACTGCGTGAATTCATCATCGAAATATTTCTGCAGCAAttaaacattatattaaaagcatatttgattataattctgtatccaataataatatttaattaaatgcttaCGAATAACTCTGTATCCAATACGATGGTGGTCCTCGCATCAACACCGTCTATCAAGTCATCACCCCTCATCAACCTCGATCTCATCGTCATCATGTAGCAATCAACAGCCTGCACGTACTTAAATGTTAGTAACAAGTGACCAGACTTACATGATAACAACTG comes from Salvia miltiorrhiza cultivar Shanhuang (shh) chromosome 3, IMPLAD_Smil_shh, whole genome shotgun sequence and encodes:
- the LOC131018179 gene encoding uncharacterized protein LOC131018179, with the translated sequence MHEYWKQFRGGVSEAVAAVPLSICAPEAPRRSRRERNPSAALRSPYVHSAVPRPVDSQYVDGFDRMMKAGNRGNYRTMSVAESEHPLPFSFWTTMQNTRTDLSSNAVDCYMMTMRSRLMRGDDLIDGVDARTTIVLDTELFKYFDDEFTQLKSAWREMFPAKAEGRFIYSDGVFATWQPHSKKMYMVHGQGVSSTHGDWMNATTLILPIHVCGCYITCRVDLLSGVCDIFDSQLFKTMPQPRFDVIAALYPLQCLLGKMLEVSQWFARTTIVDNPLENLQWRRLKIQYADENEQFQQPDQCSSGVFVCMYVERLISGSPSLAWGNGHAADYRRKIGSSIYEFCIPASK